The Budorcas taxicolor isolate Tak-1 chromosome 18, Takin1.1, whole genome shotgun sequence genome window below encodes:
- the DPF1 gene encoding zinc finger protein neuro-d4, which produces MNEIVARWAAERAAQAGLGPRAAAAAPRAGGGPAERAMATAIQNPLKSLGEDFYREAIEHCRSYNARLCAERSLRLPFLDSQTGVAQNNCYIWMEKTHRGPGLAPGQIYTYPARCWRKKRRLNILEDPRLRPCEYKIDCEAPLKKEGGLPEGPVLEALLCAETGEKKIELKEEETIMDCQKQQLLEFPHDLEVEDPEDDMPRRKNRAKGKAYGIGGLRKRQDTASLEDRDKPYVCDICGKRYKNRPGLSYHYTHTHLAEEEGEENAERHALPFHRKNNHKQFYKELAWVPESQRKHTAKKAPDGTVIPNGYCDFCLGGSKKTGCPEDLISCADCGRSGHPSCLQFTVNMTAAVRTYRWQCIECKSCSLCGTSENDGASWAGLTPQDQLLFCDDCDRGYHMYCLSPPMAEPPEGSWSCHLCLRHLKEKASAYITLT; this is translated from the exons ATGAATGAAATCGTAGCGCGCTGGGCGGCAGAGCGGGCGGCGCAGGCCGGGCTGGGCCCGCGCGCAGCGGCAGCGGCGCCCCGGGCCGGAGGCGGCCCAGCCGAGCGGGCCATGGCCACCGCCATTCAGAACCCGCTCAAGTC CCTAGGCGAGGACTTCTACCGCGAGGCCATCGAGCACTGCCGCAGCTACAACGCGCGCCTGTGCGCCGAGCGCAGCCTGCGCCTGCCCTTCCTCGACTCGCAGACCGGCGTGGCCCAGAACAACTGCTACATCTGGATGGAGAAGACCCACCGCGGCCCGG GTTTGGCCCCCGGACAGATCTATACGTACCCGGCCCGCTGTTGGAGAAAGAAACGGAGGCTCAACATCCTGGAAGACCCCAGACTCCGGCCCTGCGAGTACAAGATCG ACTGTGAAGCGCCACTGAAGAAGGAGGGTGGCCTCCCCGAGGGGCCAGTCCTTGAGGCTCTCCTGTGTGCCGAGACAGGGGAGAAGAAGATAGAGCTGAAGGAGGAGGAGACCATTATGGACTGTCAG AAACAGCAACTGTTGGAGTTTCCGCATGATCTTGAAGTGGAAGACCCAGAGGATGACATGCCCAGGAGGAAGAACAGGGCCAAAGGAAAG GCATACGGCATCGGGGGGCTCCGGAAACGCCAGGACACCGCTTCCCTGGAGGACCGAGACAAGCCGTATGTCTGTGATA TCTGTGGGAAACGGTATAAGAATCGGCCAGGGCTCAGCTACCACTACACCCACACCCACCTGgctgaggaggagggggaggagaacgCCGAACGCCACGCCCTGCCCTTCCACCGGAAAAACAACCATAAAC AGTTTTACAAAGAATTGGCCTGGGTCCCTGAGTCACAGAGGAAACACACAG CCAAGAAGGCGCCTGACGGCACTGTCATCCCCAACGGCTACTGCGACTTCTGCCTGGGGGGCTCCAAGAAGACGGGGTGTCCTGAGGACCTCATCTCCTGTGCTGACTGTGGGCGATCAG GACACCCCTCGTGTTTACAGTTCACGGTGAACATGACGGCAGCCGTGCGCACCTACCGCTGGCAATGCATCGAGTGCAAGTCCTGCAGCCTGTGCGGCACCTCGGAGAACGAC GGTGCCAGCTGGGCGGGTCTCACCCCCCAGGACCAGCTGCTGTTTTGTGACGACTGCGATCGGGGTTACCACATGTACTGCCTGAGTCCTCCCATGGCGGAGCCCCCGGAAG GGAGCTGGAGTTGTCACCTCTGTCTTCGGCACCTGAAAGAGAAGGCGTCTGCCTACATCACCCTCACCTAG